In the Silurus meridionalis isolate SWU-2019-XX chromosome 6, ASM1480568v1, whole genome shotgun sequence genome, one interval contains:
- the msmp1 gene encoding prostate-associated microseminoprotein — protein MAGQWMIILIGVSLWTTCSTAPTECHFNSQALCEYEGKQYSLGQSWMEQGCIQCTCLHPFGVGCCETVQQPVDFPPWCQVQVESVTCKVNLVLTSDPRLPCIPGEGNSVDPSHGEINMKLADFN, from the exons atGGCAGGACAGTGGATGATCATCTTGATTGGGGTTTCACTGTGGACGACTTGTTCCACAGCTCCAACTGAATGCCACTTCAACTCTCAAG CTCTGTGTGAGTATGAAGGAAAGCAATACTCGTTAGGACAGAGCTGGATGGAACAGGGGTGCATACAATGCACCTGTCTGCACCCTTTTGGGGTGGGCTGCTGTGAAAC GGTGCAGCAGCCCGTGGACTTCCCACCTTGGTGCCAGGTGCAGGTTGAATCGGTCACCTGCAAGGTAAACTTGGTGTTAACCTCTGACCCACGCCTGCCCTGCATTCCGGGTGAGGGCAACAGTGTGGACCCCAGTCATGGAGAAATTAACATGAAGCTAGCAGATTTCAACTAG
- the rgp1 gene encoding RAB6A-GEF complex partner protein 2, producing MTQGRASLPLSVQSFKKDFFLPIWSSHTFIKMIEVVASMARGPVFLAGEVLECLITFTNPMSHLSTSASSEMLAWASAQIHCQFHASESRVALPTQGTKQDVQAENDTVLIPSRGERGQCMLDTPPKILFCDLRLDPGESKTYTYSELVPMDGPPSFRGQAVKYVYKLTIGCQRVNSPIKLLRVPFRVLVLHGMPEPPFLQDEEVSPTNPFLEDEEGGRRDTRPLERALDMLMITTSRRCPHLFNITNVRGKVAKFCIFKTVYRLGEDIIGTFTFSEGDIPCLQYSVSLQSEEEVHEQFQRRPAQAVSVTSHGRHLESCLHTASSHFSLPVPLNVTPGFSTDIVNLRWRLHFEFVTAREPVELPTVLQNQSEVTVWTGAEQVDVDTFSWDLPIKVLPTNPALASYVSQFTGTNSINI from the exons ATGACGCAGGGTAGAGCGTCTCTGCCGCTTTCGGTTCAGTcgtttaaaaaagatttttttttgccgaTTTGGTCATCACACACTTTCATCAAG ATGATTGAGGTGGTGGCCTCCATGGCCCGGGGGCCTGTGTTTCTGGCTGGGGAAGTGCTGGAGTGCCTCATCACCTTCACCAATCCAATGTCCCATCTTTCCACTAGTGCAAGCAG tgagATGCTTGCATGGGCTAGTGCTCAGATCCACTGCCAGTTCCATGCTAGTGAGAGCCGTGTGGCTTTGCCCACTCAGGGCACCAAGCAAGACGTGCAGGCAGAGAATGACACTGTGCTCATCCCCAGCAGAG GGGAGCGAGGCCAGTGCATGCTGGACACTCCTCCCAAGATCCTCTTCTGTGACCTGCGACTAGACCCTGGAGAGAGTAAAACCT ACACTTACAGCGAGCTCGTCCCCATGGACGGCCCTCCTAGTTTTCGCGGTCAAGCAGTGAAATACGTTTACAAACTGACAATTGGCTGTCAGAGGGTTAACTCTCCAATCAAGCTGCTGCGTGTCCCCTTCAGAGTGCTCGTACTGCATG GCATGCCTGAGCCTCCCTTCCTACAGGATGAGGAAGTGTCACccacaaaccctttcctggaaGATGAAGAGGGGGGGAGAAGAGACACGAGACCACTGGAGCGAGCACTAGACATGCTGATGATCACAACCTCACGTCGTTGTCCAC ATCTGTTCAATATCACTAACGTGCGAGGGAAAGTGGCCAAATTCTGTATCTTTAAGACTGTGTACAGACTAGGAGAGGACATCATTGGCACATTTACCTTTTCAGAGGGAGATATTCCATGTCTACAG TACTCAGTGAGTCTGCAGAGTGAGGAAGAGGTCCATGAGCAGTTTCAGAGGCGACCGGCTCAGGCAGTCAGTGTCACAAGTCATGGACGGCATCTGGAGTCCTGCCTTCACACAGCCTCCAGCCACTTCTCCCttccggttcctctcaatgtaACACCCGGTTTCAGCACTGACATCG TAAACCTAAGATGGCGTCTACACTTTGAATTCGTTACAGCAAGAGAGCCAGTGGAGTTGCCTACCGTCCTTCAAAACCAATCAGAAGTCACTGTATGGACTGGGGCAGAGCAGGTGGATGTGGACACCTTCAGCTGGGACCTGCCAATCAAAGTGCTTCCCACCAATCCGGCACTGGCTTCGTATGTTTCACAGTTTACAGGGACGAATAGTATCAatatctga